The Xiphophorus couchianus chromosome 3, X_couchianus-1.0, whole genome shotgun sequence genome segment cctaaatgttattaatgcacaTAACAGTAAAGAACAGCTACTTTTTATGTGTCTGACGTCACTAGGAAGCTTCGACactcagaatctgtaaataactcaacaAGCTAAGCAGACGTCAACAGACTCATATTTTCATCTTATGCTAAGATGCTTTATGGATTTCAGGTCATGATAAAATATTTCGTTTCCAGGACTACTGGTTAGAAATATCAGACTTTCACATGATACTGTGCTGTTCTGCGATGTTGCCTCAGCAGTCGAGCAGCGGCCTCTGACCCTGAACGACCTTTGACCCTGTGACCGCAGGCTTCCTGAAGTCTCGGGACCGGAGCCAGCAGAAGCTGTACGCCCAGCTGAGCCGGACCCAGATGTTCACCCAGTTCATCGAGGAATGCTCCTTCGTCAGCGACCGCCACGCCTGCCTCGAGTTTTTCGACGAGTGCGTCCAGAAGGTCAGAGGTCTAATCGTTTCCTTCTTTTGGCCCCGTGACCTTCCATTGACCACCTGTTGACTCGCTGACCTTTGGGTCCCCAGGTGGACGTGGAGAAGCCGGAGGAGGTGCGGCTGATCGACCTGGACGAGAACGGCGGCGGCGAACACACCGTCTTCATCATGCCGCCCGAGGAGCCGCAGGAGGCTGACGGCGCCGAGTGCCCCGCCCGCTACAGGTGAGGCTCCTCCCCCAGGGGGCGGAGCCAACAAACCAGGCGCCGTGTGACCTGACACGTCTCTCGTCCAACAGCTACGAGACGTTCCCCAGGCTGACGGCGGAGCTGTTCGACCGACCGCAGGACCCGCTGCGCGCCCCGACCAGAGGCAGCGCCCCCAGCAGCCCCGCCCCCCGCCGCACCAAGCAGGTAGCTGGCCTGGTTCTGTCCCGGTTCTGGTCCAACAAGGTTCAAACTGCCCTGATGGAGAGGTTCCTGTAGTTTCATGTGTTGATTTTAGTGGAGAATGTGGCAGCACATTCTTCGGAACCGACTGACCCGGTTTCCAGTCAGCGGTTCTGGAAACAACGATTCTGCTGGGTCAGAGGAAGGTTCTACGGGTCGGATCAGGACGGTTGGTTGGATGAacggttggatggatggatgaacggttGGATGGATCACAGTCCTGTTTTTCTTGCAGACcccagaagcagcagcagggggcgctTTAGGACCAGAACCTGTGTTTCACCAGCCGGTGacccaaccagaaccaggttctggttctgaagcaCTCACAGAACCCTTTTGTGCCTGCAGGAGATGAAGGTGGCCCAGAAGCGGGCCCAGAAGTACTCGGCGGTTCCGGACATGTGGTCCAAATGCCTGCTGGGTCACTGCTACGGCCTGTGGTTCATCTACCTGCCCACCTTCGTCCGGGCCGAAGGCTCCAAGGTCCGCGCCCTGCACTCCGCCCACGACGTCCTCCGGCACATGGAGACCCGCAAGGTGGTGCTGCCCGACGAGGTGAGACCTGCCGGGCCCGAGTGCCGACCGGGCCGGGCCGGCTCGCCGCCAGTAACAGAAACTCCGCTGTGTGTGTCAGGTGTGTTACCGCATCCTGATGCAGCTCTGCGGTCAGTACGGCCAGCCGGTCCTCGCCGTCAGAGTCCTGCTGGAGATGAAGAAGGCCGGGATCACGCCCAACACCATCACCTACGGATACTACAACAaggtctcacacacacacacacacacccacacacccacacacacacacacacacacagacacacacacacatttgcacaGCTGTCTTTGTTGGGACTTTCCATtaacttccattcatttctaaaCTCTTATCCTAACCAACCAAAattcaattcacaccttagtcctaaatctgacccctgacccaaaaacagcgtcTCCCCtcgtggggaccaggcttcgggCCCCATAAGGtcatacaaacaaacacacacaccataaAGCTTCGGGCTGACAGCTGTTTTCCCTCATCAGGCTGTGCTGGAGTGTAAGTGGCCCTCGACCAATCAGGGCGGCCGTCTCCGCTGGGCTAAGCTACGGAACGTTCTATTGGCCGTGGCTCAGTTCAGGCAGCCAATCAAACGGCGGCGGAAGAGTGGTTCTGTGGGTTCCAGAGGTCAGCTGTCTCGTAGTTCGTCCTGCAGGATAAACGCGTCACCGCTCTACgcgatgaaggtgatgaagatgatctCTGTTTCCATCCCAGGAGCCATGATGGAGCTCGATCAGAAGCCCCGCCTACAGTCCGCTCTGATTCGTCAGTCCAGCTGGAGCGGCCTGAGCGAAAGCTCGAGTCACGAGTCTCTGACCGGGTCGCTGGTGAAGAGCTCCAGCCTGAGCAGCATGAAGACGCCCACAGTCAGTGGTGAGCACTGCTAGCTAGAAAGCTAGCTGCGCTAACACTGAGGCGCTAATTTTGAGCATCAGATATGCTAGCCGTTTAGCTACTAAAAATGAGCTCCACTATTAGCTCGTTAGCTGGTTCCCACAGATCAGAGCTGACCTGAAGCCCTTTCTGCCCTCAGAGCTCAAAGTCTGTAAGAAGTCCCCCGTCCTCCACGGTTCCGGGACAAACGGGGACACGGTCCACCGGAAGCCCCCGCTGGGACGGAGAGAAGCCTCTGCTCCGCCTGCAGCGCCCCCTGAGGGAGTCGTGGTGCGGCGCAGTCAGGTCTGCCTTTCCACCTTCTACACCGAGTCGGAGCTGGACTGCAGATGTGAACCGAGGCTCAGCAGGTCGGTGTGTTTGTTCTGCCGGGTTTTCCGAGTTTATTCCAACCAATCTGACAGGATTCACGTTCCGACTGCAGATCCGACAGATCCGGGAACTCCGGTGGAAAGAACAAGGCCAGAACCGTAGACGAGAACTCCAACCACGTGTCGTCCCCAAGCCGAGGAGGCCTGGCAGGgaaactgcagcagctcctcACACCGACCAAAAACCGAGCGTCGGTCCGGCGCGCCGCCAGCGTGGAAAACCGCTGGTCCGGAGGAGGGATCGGTCGGAAAGTGTCAGATCAGAGGCAGTCCAGGAAGTCCCAGGGGCCTGAAAGTTTGCTAAAGGCAAAGGAGCGGCTGGTGAACGCCACATCAGAGGTGACTGCATGTTCCTGTTGAAGGCGATGAGCTGCAGATCCAACGTCCTCCACCAGGGGCTGCTGTCCAGATCTTGTTGAGATGTTTCCCTATAGTTCTGGATGTCTAGGAATAACCAGGAATCTCTCCTCAGAGCTCGCTGTCGGTAGGAAGTGACCTGGACCTGTCGGACACGCCCACCACGGTGTATCCTCTGCGCAAGTCGTGGGACGCCAACCAGGAGGGGGCAGGAATCGAGGTAGCTCCGTCGGTGTGGTCGGTGAGGCGGTCTCGTCCGGGTTGGACCTCACATTGTGTTTGTGTCCAGGTTCTGATGTCCAGCTGCTCGCTGTGCCGCAGCTGCAACTCTCTGGTGTACGACGAGGAGATCATGGCGGGCTGGACCTCGGACGACTCCAACCTGAACTCGTCCTGCCCGTTCTGCGCCGCCTCCTTCGTCCCGTTCCTGAACGCAGAGATCTGCGACCCGGGGCCTGTCAGCAGGTACAGAACCAGCCGACCGGACGCTCATGCACTCCTGGTTCTGTAGCGTCACTGGTTTTGCTCTTGCTCTTTCTCAGCGCGGAGCGCTGCACCATGAACCTGGAGGACGAGGTGGAGAGCGCCGTGAGGCCCCCCAGTAGTCACGAGGCGTCCCAGCGGCCCCAGTGCAACGGACTGAGCGACGACTCCAGCTCTGAAACCAGCACCTACTCCGAGACCAGCAAGGCCACCACGGTAACGCCGCCCGCCACCGCCAGCGCTGCGTCCCTCCTCACTGCTGACAGGCTCCGCCTTCTTTCCAGGTGTCGTCAGTGGGAGGGACTCCTCAGGTGACGGTGGCCTACCTGAGCCCTCTGGTTCTGAGGAAGGAGCTGGAGAGTCTGCTGGAGAACGAGGGCGAGTCGGTTCTGGCCCAGCCTCAGTTTCTGGACAGCCACTCCATCATCTTCTGGAACCTGGTCTGGTACTTCCAGCGGCTCGGCTTGCCCAGCAACCTGCTGCAGCTGGTCCGGAGCTCGCCGCTGGTCAGCCACTTCACTCAGGTGACTCGAAAGAACTAGTTCATGTTGGGAGACTCAAATACTGCGAACATGAACTCATTCGCTTAAGAAGGTTCTGGTGTCTGAACACAGAACACATAGTTTCTGGAAGGGCTCAAGTCCAGGAAAGCACCTGAATATAACGGTTTTTCAGGGgcctccaccagggggcgcctcCGGAGTCGTTAACAGCTTGTCTTGGTTGTTCCAGTCGGAGAACTCTGCGGTGAGGATCCGGCTCCTCTGGGACACGCTGAGCCCCGACACCGACCAGTGGCCGCCGCTCTACGTCCTCTGGAGGATCCACAGTAAGGACGGCGGGCGGACAATCCGTCACAGGACACGGTGTCCCCGCCGCGCTTTAACGTGTTCCTCCAACAGGTGGCGCCCCGATGAGGAGCTACAGCTGGAGGCGGCACAACCACCCGTTCACCTTGTCCTTCCTGGAGGAGGTTCTGCGCTGGGTGGGCATGAACGAGGTGCACAAGGCCATCACGCTCTTCCTGGACACCCTGGAGAAGCAGCCCGGGTCGCCACAGACCCAGAGGTGGGAGTTCGGACCGGCCCGCCGGTTCCGGTGATTCATGCTGAGCTTGAActcagatgtttgtgttttccgGACCGACAGGAGTCTCTACCGAGAGATGCTGTTCCTGACGCTGGCGGCGATGGGAAAGGACCACGTCGGTAAGACTGCTGGTCGATCCAGGTCGCGTTTCCGATCAGAACCAGCAAGGTTCTGGAAGTTCTGCTGTGCAATCCTCTCCCATGTCTGTCTGCAGCTGCATTCGATAAGAAGTACAAGACGGCGTTCCTGCGCCTCAGCAGCTCCCTGGGCCGGGACCAGCTCCGCAGGAAGCGGGCCCAGCCTCCCAGCACCAAAGCCGTCGACTGCAGACGCAGCTTCCACCCGCCGCTGGAGTGCTGAGCGGTTCCAGACCGGACCGCACCGCACCGCACCGCACCGGACCGCACCACTGGCAACCAACACCCGCTTTGcctctctgctgccctctggtggaggGCACAGCATCCTATTTCCTACCAACCTCTATGGATCTCGAAGCAACCGGATCGGACCGGATTGGACCGGACTGCGGAGCTGCTCAGTAGTCAGAGGAAGGCGCGTTGTCATCAGCGGGAACCCAGAACCGAACCGGATATTCCCCTGGGAATCCGCTTCCTGAACTGGAACGTTGTGGATGAGACTGAAAAACGGATCTGACCCGTTTTAACTCCTCAGAACCGGTTCTATTGACCAGAAACTCAGCAGTGCATCCAGGGTTCTGCTTTCCAACCAGCTGGGATTCACTCCAAAGTCCAGTTGGTTCAAATGTCCCGATCAGGCTAGACGGGTCAGAATGGATCAGAACCACCTGGGATGAGAGGCAGAACGATTCAGAGGcaaaatgatagaaaatgtaaaatatcagAGTTTTGATTGGTTAAATACCCGCCAGAACCCGGCCAGAACCAGGTCAGAACCAGGCCAGAAAATGGCCAGAACCTGACCACAACTAGACCAGGACTCCACCAGAACCCGACCAGTACCAGGCCAGAACCAGGCCAGAACCCGACCGGAACCAGGACAGGACATGACCAGAATTCAACCAGAACCAGTCCAGAACCCGGGAAGAACTCAGGACTGGACCCTTCCTggcggttctgacccggttctgacccggagacgtttatttaaatttgctgtttgtttatttatatctgACTGTGGTTACCATGGCAATATtgcttttttaacaaaatcgTCAATAAAAGACGTAAAGAAAAACTGGTGTTGTTTCTGTTCACCCATACTCATgtgatggttctggttctggttctggttccacaTCCCTATGTGGATTATtgggatgttttattttgtaggaacGGACCGGAAGTGGGACAGGTGATTCTGCCTCGGGATGACTCGTGTCTTCTCGCTCCTCCGGGATGCTCTgagtggttctggttctggacaaCCAGCGGGCTGGGTCGAGGAGAACCGTGAGGAGAACCGGGGCAgagtcctcttcctcctcctcttcctcctcctcctcctcctccaggtggGTCAACATCCGTCACGCGCTGCGGATCTCCGACAGGAGCGCGAGGCAGGTTGGATGTTTTCTCGATGGTTGGAAATGTCGGACTGGTGGCAGAAGCTCCGGTGGTTCCGCTCCAGGTTCCTCATTTTgtgactgaaaatattaaatcagatctTGACTAAAAGATCCGATTTGTATTTGATAATTCGGCCATGATTTTATCTCCTCATAttactgttttatttcacatatgAGAAATAAAATCGCGTTTAGTTTCTTAACTGAAACGTTATTTGGAATAAATTCGTGTTCAGATGTTGGTTTTGTTGCTCTTAATATTTGCCGAACGAAACAGTGATAAATATTGATGCTTTATTTGTCGTTGCTGATTAATTAACGATGTTTTGTGCGCTTTAACTTAATGAATGCTTGATTTTTATTCCAGCTCCTGCCGCTGTGCTGCAGCTGGGCGGGGCTAAAGGTGGCGCGCTAAAGCAGAGCGCCACCTTTGGCAATGTattcaatagcatgtggagagtcacaagATCTGGCCGGAAATGCAGTTTCAGCATTTCCGGCCAGATCAGATAAAGTCAcgttgctgctgctgaatgtcgggttatttttcatatttggtttgttttaccGTCGTTCGTATTTTTGAATTACGAACGACGTATTGAGGTACTGAGTTGTTattgaaatgtgattttgaattATCTAAACTCCCCTTTAACTCTCTAATGTCCACCAACAGATGAAGTTAATGTTCCAGCACAACTTCAGCCCCATAATGTTCCACTGTGGAACAACAGAGCCATTCTATGTGGTagaaaatctatatttatgAAAGATTGGTGGAATAAACAAATCTGGTCAGTTACTTATTTACTGGATGGAAATGGTGAAATTCTGAGTTTGGAGGAATTTAACAGGAAGTTTGGAGCTGATTGTTCACTAACAATTTATAAGAAAGTTTTATATAGTTTCCCTGATGTCCTCATTCAGTCAGTTAAAAACTATTTACCTAATTTCTTTATTCCTAGACTCCATGAGATTCAAACTGAGCTTGTGGACATTAGAGATAATAAACAGTATTGAATCAgtattcaataaaaaacataatcagttctcttacaatttttttttacaaatcgaTGATAGTCAAAATTAGATAGAATTATTTGAAATTCCTAATTCCTTCTAAAtataaagaattacattttaaaactagaaaatttctgaagaaatttaaaagggCCCGCCAAAGTGTGCCTGTCGGTTTTAACCCCACGTTCtgatgctacaaattagcatcaatgctaaagtaagctgcaatgtactcaatagcatgtggagagtcacaagcatgttgagGAACATGAACTTATGCCATTCAGTTTGTTGAAATTAGCGTACAAGTTAAAATAAGCCAaattgctaacattagcctaaATGCTGTCAGCGGCACATGGGCATCAGTAGCACGTGGTCTGACATTGACTTCATTCAATATACTACATGtggctaataaataagaataagaaaaagagctaaaacattttttagggaaaaggctaatgctacGTGCTACCTGCACTTTGACTTAAGTGTAGATAAAAAGAGGAGAATCAGTCACCAACTTTTTCATTAGCAAATATTCTGTGCTTGCTCTCAGCAAGTGAAAGTGAAAtgctaatgtttgtgctaatgttaattatttgtttatttagaaattttcagtaagcttcattttaaatggctATACTAATCCTATGAGTAACAGTggttgggttaaatcagttataaaatgaacaaaacattccGCCATGTCTGTAGTTCAAACCTTCCATCATTGTAGTTCTTAACTGCCAACTCATCCCTCCTCTGTAGTAAGTGAGAGttccgccatgttgtagttctgatCGTCTGCcatcattgtagttctaaagagcagctcagctcTCAGCCAACTGTCATGTGAGAGACAGAGAGGTGGAGAAAGAATTTtatctttgtgagacacccAGTCAGTTTTTGAAAAAGCAGTCCGaacaactccttcccgttcAGGAACCGTGATACGTATTCCTAAACCGTTTGAAATGTgtgagagggctatttgtcgtccTTGATAGTACCGCGATTCATATCTGTAGCTCACTCAGTAATAGCAGGAATGAGAGAGAGATGGTGTCATGACCGACTTTCATACCAATAGAGccatatttgtgggcgtgaaagcgagttaaaaactgttttggggTCAGAAATCCACTCGGTTTCTCAGTCTAGCGGAGGAATGTTGCACTAACCTgggagagttttattttatgggaAAGGCTAACAGCCCATCATCCTGCGTTGAAAAGATTCTGGAATCAAGTCATGACTGAATTTGTCCTCCTTTCCCTCCTCATTCAGAACAACCACCTGTTGAGCAGCAAGTCAAACAAGATACGCATCACGTTGTAACGTGATAGCgctctgaatgttttcttcctgcttgAGAGCAACGCATTTCTGTAGCAACGCATTTCTGTAGCAACCTGTTTCTGTAGCAACGTGTTTCTGTAGCAACTCGTTTTTGTAGCAACTCGTTTCTGTAGCAACGTGTTTTTTCTGTAGCAACTCGTTTCTGTAGCAACGCGTTTCTGTAACAATGTGTTTCCATACAATCACACttataaaatgaaacaagatacaatatattttaaatgaggcctactttatttaaagacaaactcACTCTGACAACTTTTCTAGGAAGCAAAAAGGCCAAATAATCCACCTCGTTTATGCTAATATTTCTCAGTCTACGCCAAACCACGCCCACACACTCGAGCTCGAGGATAGTCCATCCTGATTGGATGGATCCTGTGGCCCAGGCTGGCCCTGAGGGGGCGTGGCTGGCCCTGAGGGGGCGTGGCTGGACGCTGGTCAGTCATTCCTGGCCGTGACAGACAGTAACCTGAACGGGCCGTCTGAAGTTAGTCCTTTATAAAGACCCTGGGATTTTCCCCAGGCggtttgacattttaacaaaatgtgatacattaattctaaaatgtatttaatttgaagttgtttattttaacaactttattGTAAATGTCAGGGAGGGCTTAGCCCTACCAGCTCACTTATACCAGCTGTCCCTGAGGGCCACAATGaccccatgtgtaacagtggtTGGGTTAAACCAGTCATATAAAGCCCAAAACAGCAATTACCTGTTGTGAAAAATATGAAggcttttattatgttttattttattatttagtatgTGACGCTCTCATTTCGACAGTCAGTTTAGGTGTCAGGTTTCATGAAGGTATCAGGTTTCCTTTGTTCTTCTGCCATCTTGTCTGTATTCTGTCAAGATGCTGTTTCTATATTTCTAAAACTCTGTTTTCCTCCATCACTATGGTTCTAGAGAGCAGCTCAGAGGGGCCGACTAAATTCTGTCTATCTTGACTCAAactgacactgttttgtttcagacttttgttttgagttgaatttggctcgtttttcgTTACTTATGTCGCCACAGTTACTTCAAATGGCAACAAAAGTAATATCTCCCCTCGTGGGATCGAGCTGCACGTTTTGACATGTATATTGTGAAGGGAACGCAGCGGCACGAGTGGTGGGAACTGCCATGCATTGCAAAAATTAATAACATATATCCTTCAAATGAGTTCTTAAGAGAGAGATTTAATATTAATGTTGAGAATTGTGGTTggaaacaactaaacatttgttttacgaATGTAAAGAAGTATTAAACTTATGGGCTCAACTTCATAACTTCTGTcttctaaaacaataaatgtggattttataTCTTTACTAAACGTTCAGTTGAGTttattaatgaaagaaaaacatgtggaatctTTAGTCAATGTTCTAATTATTGTAGCCAAATATTATATCCATAAATGTCGctatgcaaaatgttttctctcaaTCTCTGCTGTCAAAAATgaactttccttttttaaaagatttctgaGAAAGATGCAGAATTTAAACGCAATTAAATTGTTTGAGTTAATGGGGGATTTTCAGTTAGTAGCCCCCTCttattaatttaattgatttatttttcactaattTTAGTGCTTTGTTCCTAATTGTGATTTGTAACAGCAGGAGTTGATATTTggtttttgtaatgtttgttattgACGTGTTGTTATTCTTGTATgtccaataaaaaacaaaaacaatgtctgGTTATTCGGTTTCcttccagctgctgtttgttttcaggcTGCGGAGCCACACAGCGCCACCATGTGGAGGAAAccagttctgctgctgctgcttcacatcaTGGAAGGTAAAAACTTTCAGGATTTTTACTGGTTTAGTTTCTCATCGATGATCTTCCAGATTCTTTTCAGCACAGAGGAATCATGGTTCTGACCCGGTAAAATATTCAGAGCTTCATGGATTTAACCAGTTTCTCCATGCAGCGATGTTTGTctctcatttcctgttttctgaccaatcagagagcagaaagACACGCCCACACTCATTCACTTCCGGTTAGTttggttctgactggttctggAGAACTTGGACCTAAAGGTTCTGTTTAACCAATCAGAACTAGGTTTGGACCCAGAAGGTTCTGCTGCTTGTGGTAGAAGAATGTTTTAGATTTCAGGCagaaccttcaaaataaaagcatctgaAACCTTTCAGACTGATTTGCTGTTTCAGGCTCAGCAACATGAAGTCAGATGAACGACCCGGTCCAgtccttcacttcctctgctggtTGTGTTGCAGCTGCAGTGGCGCCGCCCTGCTGGCAGGGGGCGACCTTCCCGGAGGCCGTGGTTTCCCCGGCGGCGGACAGCAGCGGCATCGTGCGCGTCCCGGCCGCGGCGTCGCTCCAGCTGTGCGTGGCGGCGTGCTGCGACCTCCCGGACTGCGACCTGGCCTGGCGCTTTAAGGGCCGCTGCTACGTCCTGAGCTGCCAGCAGGGGGCCGACTGCCGGCCCCGGGTCCGGCCCGGCGCCGACTCGGTTCTGGCCTTCCTGCAACGTCCGGCTCGCTCCCTGCTGCGGTCCCTGGGAAGGCCGGCGCCGTTCGGCCGGACGCGGGGGCCCGGCGGCCACCCGGAGGCCCTCAAGGGCCCGGCTATGTTCGATGGGCCCGACCCGACCTGGTCCGACCCGGCGGACCTGGAGGCAGATTGGTTCTGGTCCACGTTCAACCAATCACAGGAGGCGGATCCTGGAGGGGCGGAGTCAGACAGCAACCtgaccggaaccagaaccacagaaccagcTGGTCCGGCTGCTGCAGAGGGAACGGTGAGTGAAGACTGATCCGGgtcagaaccaacagaaccagctcTACAGGGTCTGCAGccagatcagaaccagctggttctgtgtcaccagaaccagaacaacgATGGAGGTTCTGGTGAACAGAACCTGTAgaacctcctgctcttcttctcCAGGCAGGAAGTCAGAGACCCGAGCTTCCTGCGCCTGTCGCTGACTCCGCCCCTACGGGTCACATGACCACGCCCGGTGATGTCATCAGCACCACGGTGAACCCAGGTAGGCGACTCTGATCCTGGTCTGGACTGGACCCGGGTTCTGTCCTCTGATTGGACGATACCATCAGTCATGTGACAACATTCACGTCCTGGTTTGACTTCAGTTTTCACAAAGACCCAAacctgttgccatggtaacagggGTTAGTTTGTGGCTGCATTTAAAGACACGGAACATAAAAATCCCTTTGAGCGGGTCAGAACCAACTGCAGAAATGCTTGATGTTCTGGTGGTTCTGTCCGGCCTGATCTGGACGTCTTCCTGCAGGTCATCCTGTGGGGGACCCGGTGGATCCGGTGGACCTCGGCTCCGCTGTGACATCAGAACCAACCGGTTCTTCTGAAGTCGGGAACAGAACTTCAGGTCTGATCCGAAGTTCTGCacagggttctggttctggacagAAGCTTAATgctggagtttgtttttgttctgacagAACCTCTGAAGGTTCTCCAGGCTCCAACCACCGACCCGCTGAAAgaggtgacctctgacctccccaCCTCAGCTGCTCTCCCCCCGACTACTGTAGGTATGTcaacctggttctggttcctgttgGTCCGGTTCTGCCAggctctggttctgattctgaactgattactgatttttatttcttagttatcaaaataaaattttctttaaaagttcattttctttttttgggaaacaaacacaaaaacccaAATCTGTCTGAGCAGAGATGGTATTAGCATAGCGCATGTTAGCCGCTACAGCTAGGCTGTTAGCCGCTACAGCTAGGCTGTTAGCCGCCCGGTGCCTAGCAGCGGCCCAGGCTGGTCGTTATCTCGGGCCTCTACGGCCCGGTTCTGATCGTTTCAGCTGGTTCTTTCTCTGAGGTTCTGTCTGTCGTCCGGCCGCAGCGGAACCCCAGGGGCCGAACCGGGCCCCACTGGCCGCCGTAGGTCCGGACCTCCATCTGGTTCTCCCTCTGAGCGCCAGCCTGTTGCTCAACGGCAGCGGCAGCACCGACGACCGCGGCGTTAGCGGCTACAGCTGGGAGGTGTTGAGGTGAGCAGCTCTGCGGACCGGGACAAGAACCGGCGGCTCGGTACCTGACGGACTCTCTGCCACCTGTGTCCGCAGCGGTCCTCCTGGTTTGCGGCTGCAGGATGCCGACCAGGCGGTCGCCATGGCGACGGGCCTAAGAGCGGGGCGCTACACGTTCAAGCTGACGGTGTcggaccagcagggggcgacagacAGTGCCTTGCTGTCGGTGCGGGTCCAGGAAGGTGAGTTCTGCTGtaggttctggttctagttctgATTGGTACCGCCTGTCTCCTTCCCCCTGAAGCCCGCAGTCTTCCTCCGGTGGCGCACGCCAGCGGCAGccatgttctggttctgcccaACAACTCCGTGGTTCTGGAGGGGTGGGTTACTGACGGAGACCAAACGGAGGTCCGGTACCGGTGGACCAGGGACAGCCAGAGTCCAGCAGCCGGGGTACCGCCCTCTCTGAGCAATTTAGGCCCAAATGTGCCAGCTCATGTAACCTCCCGGTTCTGTGCAGGAGGTCCTGTTCGGCTCGGAGACCCGGCGGGTCCTGTACCTGTCGGACCTGGTGGAGGGAACCTACCTGTTCCAGCTGAGGGTGACGGACGCTCAGGGCCGGGTCAGCACCGCCACCGCCACCGTGGAGGTTCGGCCAGGTAGGCCGCCGCTCAGCGCaggttctgctgaggttctgAGGGTAAATGGACCTCTGGGTTGGTTTGTGCAGAACCAGGCGGCGGCCAGCAGGTGGAGCTGGAGATGCTGGTGGCGGTGTCTCAGGTGAGCTTGGCTCAGAGGGACACACTGGTCCGGCAGCTGGCCGCACTGATCCACGTCCTGGACCGGGACATCCGGGTCCGGGCGCTGCAGGGACGGACCCAACTCAGGTATCAGAACCCTGACCGGGTCAGGCCCAAACAGACGCCG includes the following:
- the kiaa0319 gene encoding dyslexia-associated protein KIAA0319 isoform X4, whose translation is MTRVFSLLRDALSGSGSGQPAGWVEENREENRGRVLFLLLFLLLQAAEPHSATMWRKPVLLLLLHIMEAAVAPPCWQGATFPEAVVSPAADSSGIVRVPAAASLQLCVAACCDLPDCDLAWRFKGRCYVLSCQQGADCRPRVRPGADSVLAFLQRPARSLLRSLGRPAPFGRTRGPGGHPEALKGPAMFDGPDPTWSDPADLEADWFWSTFNQSQEADPGGAESDSNLTGTRTTEPAGPAAAEGTAGSQRPELPAPVADSAPTGHMTTPGDVISTTVNPGHPVGDPVDPVDLGSAVTSEPTGSSEVGNRTSEPLKVLQAPTTDPLKEVTSDLPTSAALPPTTVGSVCRPAAAEPQGPNRAPLAAVGPDLHLVLPLSASLLLNGSGSTDDRGVSGYSWEVLSGPPGLRLQDADQAVAMATGLRAGRYTFKLTVSDQQGATDSALLSVRVQEARSLPPVAHASGSHVLVLPNNSVVLEGWVTDGDQTEVRYRWTRDSQSPAAGEVLFGSETRRVLYLSDLVEGTYLFQLRVTDAQGRVSTATATVEVRPEPGGGQQVELEMLVAVSQVSLAQRDTLVRQLAALIHVLDRDIRVRALQGRTQLSTVLQFWVQGPTGPIPASSLVVLLRKQLLRDKSDFLLFKVLRVDTVACELSCSGRGQCDPITKQCSCDPFWTENLIRLYLGDGESNCEWRVLFVILSSFLMMVLILSLSWTFVCCSRRRKQRKGRKKTRYTILDDMDEQERLELRPRFSLKHRSTEHNSSLMMSESELDSDQDSVFSRPVRNRNQVSSQAARNGNAFG
- the kiaa0319 gene encoding dyslexia-associated protein KIAA0319 homolog isoform X5, with the translated sequence MTRVFSLLRDALSGSGSGQPAGWVEENREENRGRVLFLLLFLLLLLLQVGQHPSRAADLRQEREAAEPHSATMWRKPVLLLLLHIMEAAVAPPCWQGATFPEAVVSPAADSSGIVRVPAAASLQLCVAACCDLPDCDLAWRFKGRCYVLSCQQGADCRPRVRPGADSVLAFLQRPARSLLRSLGRPAPFGRTRGPGGHPEALKGPAMFDGPDPTWSDPADLEADWFWSTFNQSQEADPGGAESDSNLTGTRTTEPAGPAAAEGTAGSQRPELPAPVADSAPTGHMTTPGDVISTTVNPGHPVGDPVDPVDLGSAVTSEPTGSSEVGNRTSEPLKVLQAPTTDPLKEVTSDLPTSAALPPTTVGSVCRPAAAEPQGPNRAPLAAVGPDLHLVLPLSASLLLNGSGSTDDRGVSGYSWEVLSGPPGLRLQDADQAVAMATGLRAGRYTFKLTVSDQQGATDSALLSVRVQEARSLPPVAHASGSHVLVLPNNSVVLEGWVTDGDQTEVRYRWTRDSQSPAAGEVLFGSETRRVLYLSDLVEGTYLFQLRVTDAQGRVSTATATVEVRPEPGGGQQVELEMLVAVSQVSLAQRDTLVRQLAALIHVLDRDIRVRALQGRTQLSTVLQFWVQGPTGPIPASSLVVLLRKQLLRDKSDFLLFKVLRVDTVACELSCSGRGQCDPITKQCSCDPFWTENLIRLYLGDGESNCEWRVLFVILSSFLMMVLILSLSWTFVCCSRRRKQRKGRKKTRYTILDDMDEQERLELRPRFNVEDSES